In Mercenaria mercenaria strain notata chromosome 13, MADL_Memer_1, whole genome shotgun sequence, a single window of DNA contains:
- the LOC123529529 gene encoding tripartite motif-containing protein 3-like, whose product MTSKIDMVTCPICQDMYKKPKYLPCLHTFCESCLEGYINNIANICAKLDQLPASIFDNKPYVWTGDGFPCPVCRAHVQIQSEKVKTVQPTRWATLFPINHLVLSIMGYDTIPVEDSVCTPCEKINDPKAAEHWCLECSEALCQLCAKHHHVLKATDTHSVIKITELKNQRGPSSHEEVTQCHEHPGYLLDMYCVDHNKVACSECARVSHKACETVIPVGKVAGEIRNSSEALKLLDKLKECKEETECIVLDRKRTSDKLTATKENVLKKVADVRKDINKVLDELENIFKEDLENSHAQVINGLEDQIGRCHLLQKAVDSSRGILQAAIEYGTDNELFVIAHRMEREFHKYETVLEKEEKHLCDINYDFEQNYEIEHILMALDEIGSLKVNKTPTIVSPFIKKHATPGTRFDATSAMDDRCAELTGGTFLPDDRLLLVDNANRKLKLFTPDGDLLCEFELSSAPWDITCVPGGMAAVTLPVEKKVMLVSGMNDCITPVEQFCTSGKCYGIAYSYYAKDLVVACDTPGDGLATVKVISLAGDELRNIAIGENGQSIISRPSYVATNPFDADVYVSDECNNTIIGITTNGEIRFKHSHPYLKLPVGIAADNHGCIYVCGNGSCDIHQMTRDGQRIRLLTDGLTHPRAIAFDPYGDRFLVTSDGSYKSTVQLYTLS is encoded by the coding sequence ATGACGTCGAAAATAGACATGGTAACGTGTCCAATTTGTCAGGACATGTATAAGAAACCGAAGTATCTGCCATGCCTGCACACATTCTGCGAGTCTTGTTTGGAaggatatataaacaatattgctaATATCTGTGCTAAGTTAGACCAACTTCCGGCCTCCATATTTGACAACAAACCTTATGTTTGGACGGGTGATGGATTTCCGTGCCCAGTTTGCAGGGCGCATGTGCAAATTCAAAGCGAGAAGGTGAAAACCGTTCAACCAACGCGATGGGCCACGTTATTTCCCATAAACCATCTGGTTCTAAGCATTATGGGGTACGACACGATACCCGTAGAAGACAGTGTTTGTACACCTTGTGAGAAAATTAACGACCCGAAAGCCGCTGAGCATTGGTGCCTAGAATGTTCCGAGGCGCTATGTCAGCTCTGTGCAAAGCATCACCATGTGCTAAAGGCGACAGACACTCATTCCGTAATAAAAATCACTGAACTGAAGAATCAGCGCGGTCCAAGCAGCCATGAGGAAGTGACACAATGTCATGAACATCCGGGATATCTGCTCGATATGTACTGCGTGGATCATAACAAAGTCGCCTGCTCCGAGTGCGCACGAGTTTCCCATAAAGCGTGTGAAACGGTCATACCGGTCGGAAAAGTTGCCGGAGAAATAAGAAATTCTTCCGAAGCTTTGAAGCTACTGGATAAGCTGAAAGAATGCAAAGAAGAAACGGAATGTATAGTTCTAGACAGAAAACGTACATCAGATAAGCTGACAGCGACCAAAGAAAACGTGTTGAAAAAGGTTGCTGATGTAAGAAAGGACATTAACAAAGTCTTGGAcgaacttgaaaatattttcaaagaagaTTTAGAGAATTCTCATGCTCAAGTAATAAATGGACTAGAAGATCAGATCGGGAGATGTCACTTGTTGCAGAAGGCTGTGGACAGTTCAAGGGGAATCCTACAGGCAGCCATTGAATATGGGACAGACAATGAGTTATTTGTCATCGCACATAGAATGGAACGCGAATTCCATAAGTACGAAACAGtgctagaaaaagaagaaaaacatctTTGCGACATAAATTACGATTTTGAACAAAACTACGAGATAGAACATATTCTTATGGCACTTGATGAAATTGGTTCCTTGAAAGTTAACAAAACTCCGACAATTGTTTCGCCATTTATTAAGAAACATGCAACTCCAGGTACCAGATTTGATGCAACTTCCGCGATGGATGACAGATGTGCCGAGCTTACAGGTGGCACGTTTCTTCCCGACGACAGGCTTTTGTTGGTAGATAACGCCAACAGGAAGTTAAAACTTTTTACACCAGATGGCGACCTCCTTTGCGAATTTGAACTTAGCTCCGCTCCATGGGATATAACGTGCGTCCCAGGCGGAATGGCAGCCGTTACACTTCCGGTGGAAAAGAAAGTGATGTTAGTGTCCGGAATGAATGACTGTATAACACCAGTGGAGCAATTCTGTACGTCTGGAAAGTGTTATGGAATTGCGTATTCTTATTACGCGAAGGACCTTGTCGTCGCATGTGACACGCCTGGAGATGGCCTGGCAACGGTCAAGGTCATTTCATTAGCTGGGGACGAGCTACGCAACATCGCGATAGGCGAAAATGGCCAGAGCATCATTTCTCGACCAAGTTATGTAGCGACAAATCCATTTGACGCCGACGTTTACGTTTCCGACGAATGCAATAACACCATTATTGGAATAACAACGAACGGAGAAATAAGATTCAAACACAGTCATCCCTACTTGAAACTTCCCGTTGGCATTGCTGCCGATAATCACGGTTGCATTTACGTGTGTGGGAACGGCTCCTGTGACATACATCAAATGACACGCGACGGACAAAGGATTCGTCTGCTGACAGACGGCTTGACACACCCTCGCGCGATTGCGTTCGATCCCTATGGCGACCGGTTCTTAGTTACAAGCGACGGCTCGTACAAGAGCACTGTTCAGCTTTACACTTTGTCCTAA